One window of Rhizobium leguminosarum genomic DNA carries:
- a CDS encoding YMGG-like glycine zipper-containing protein, protein MMKKIVLIGALVGALASCTATEQGTAIGAGTGAVIGGVVTNSWGGAAVGAVAGGLTGALIGHSVERRGYCVYRDRYGRRYEARC, encoded by the coding sequence ATGATGAAGAAGATTGTTCTTATTGGTGCGCTCGTTGGCGCTCTTGCATCCTGCACAGCGACCGAACAAGGTACCGCGATCGGCGCCGGCACCGGTGCGGTTATCGGCGGTGTCGTCACCAACAGCTGGGGTGGTGCCGCGGTCGGCGCCGTCGCCGGCGGTCTGACCGGCGCTCTCATCGGCCATTCGGTCGAACGCCGCGGCTACTGCGTCTATCGCGACCGTTACGGCCGCCGTTACGAGGCCCGTTGCTAA
- a CDS encoding DUF3309 family protein: MLGTILLVILILLLIGALPNWGYSRGWGYGPSGGLGLVLVIIIILVLMGRV, encoded by the coding sequence ATGCTTGGCACAATACTACTTGTTATCCTCATTCTGCTCTTGATCGGAGCCTTGCCGAATTGGGGTTATAGCCGTGGCTGGGGCTATGGACCTTCCGGCGGTTTGGGGCTAGTTCTCGTGATTATCATTATCCTTGTACTCATGGGCCGCGTCTAA
- a CDS encoding beta-ketoacyl-ACP reductase: MSRVAVVTGGTRGIGAAISMALKNAGYRVAANYAGNDEKAKAFHDVTGVPVFKWDVSDYLACGEGIARIESEIGPVEILVNNAGITRDAMFHKMTQQQWHEVINTNLTGLFNMTHQVWTGMRDRSFGRIVNISSINGQKGQMGQVNYSAAKAGDLGFTKALAQEGAAKNITVNAICPGYIGTEMVLAVPEKVLNERIIPQIPVGRLGEPEEIARCVTFLASDDAGFITGSTLTANGGQFFA, from the coding sequence ATGAGCAGAGTGGCTGTGGTCACCGGGGGTACGCGTGGCATTGGCGCGGCCATATCCATGGCGTTGAAAAATGCCGGATACAGGGTTGCTGCCAATTATGCCGGCAACGACGAGAAGGCCAAAGCCTTCCACGACGTTACCGGCGTCCCGGTGTTCAAATGGGATGTTTCGGATTACCTCGCTTGCGGCGAGGGGATTGCCAGGATCGAAAGCGAGATCGGGCCGGTCGAAATCCTCGTCAACAATGCCGGCATCACCCGTGACGCGATGTTCCACAAGATGACGCAGCAGCAATGGCACGAGGTGATCAATACCAACCTCACCGGTCTGTTCAACATGACGCATCAGGTCTGGACCGGCATGCGCGACCGTAGCTTCGGCCGCATCGTCAATATCTCGTCGATCAACGGCCAGAAAGGCCAGATGGGTCAGGTGAATTATTCGGCAGCCAAGGCGGGCGATCTCGGCTTCACCAAGGCGCTGGCCCAGGAAGGGGCGGCCAAGAACATCACCGTCAACGCCATCTGCCCCGGTTATATCGGAACGGAAATGGTGCTTGCCGTGCCGGAAAAGGTGCTGAACGAACGCATCATCCCGCAGATCCCCGTCGGCCGTCTCGGCGAGCCGGAAGAGATCGCGCGCTGCGTCACCTTCCTCGCCTCCGACGATGCCGGCTTCATCACCGGTTCGACGCTGACGGCCAATGGCGGGCAGTTCTTCGCCTAG